In Tenebrio molitor unplaced genomic scaffold, icTenMoli1.1 SCAFFOLD_289, whole genome shotgun sequence, a genomic segment contains:
- the LOC138140828 gene encoding tyrosine recombinase XerC-like produces the protein MLSRKGQVMNNQIQDFLQWAERDRLRSPATIKRYQTVLAQIPDPLNATVEDIEAWWTGRYDKSAATRQNELACLRTFYKWATRFDHRADDPTRRLDAPKVDNAFPRPIGRSDLKRALDACDDRGVPELRRAIALGAYGGLRVSEAASLDWEHIDLDRRFLRVRGKGRKERLAGLSPVLLDEILPELRSGNVVTAGGRTYTADALQRRVNRHLTSLGMDSTFHKLRARYVTQGIAETGDIYAVARAAGWASIETAKHYAALSDDSLHRIAAAASK, from the coding sequence ATGCTTAGCCGGAAAGGCCAGGTCATGAACAACCAGATTCAGGACTTCCTACAGTGGGCGGAACGGGACCGGCTAAGGTCTCCCGCCACCATCAAGCGCTACCAGACAGTGCTCGCACAGATACCCGACCCGCTGAACGCGACCGTTGAGGACATCGAGGCGTGGTGGACTGGGCGCTACGACAAGAGCGCAGCCACCCGCCAGAACGAACTCGCGTGCCTGCGGACGTTCTACAAATGGGCAACCCGGTTCGATCACCGCGCGGACGACCCGACCCGCCGACTCGACGCCCCCAAGGTGGACAACGCCTTCCCCCGCCCCATCGGCAGGAGCGACCTGAAACGCGCCCTAGACGCCTGCGACGACCGAGGAGTCCCCGAACTGCGCCGAGCCATCGCTCTAGGCGCATATGGCGGTCTACGCGTCTCCGAGGCGGCATCCCTGGACTGGGAGCACATCGACCTCGACCGGCGCTTCCTCCGCGTCCGGGGCAAGGGCCGCAAGGAACGCCTCGCCGGACTGTCCCCCGTCCTACTAGACGAGATACTGCCCGAGCTGCGATCCGGGAACGTTGTCACGGCGGGCGGGCGGACGTACACGGCAGACGCCCTACAGCGCCGCGTGAACCGCCACCTAACCTCACTGGGCATGGACTCCACCTTTCATAAGCTCCGTGCCCGCTACGTCACGCAGGGCATTGCCGAGACCGGAGACATCTACGCTGTGGCGCGCGCTGCCGGGTGGGCGTCCATCGAGACGGCCAAGCACTACGCGGCCCTATCTGACGACTCCCTCCACCGCATCGCCGCTGCTGCGTCGAAGTGA
- the LOC138140827 gene encoding single-stranded DNA-binding protein-like, producing the protein MAQISFEGRITADAEIKYGNDGKPRATFTVAENFRAQNRQTQEWEDSGVTFHNVTLFGRQAESAPLTKGQIVTVAGTQKSRAYTNQQGEQKQWTETTTNTVGVVHVPQRQGGQAPSPQGEQWNAPQQAAQQSWGGQAPAPQQQAWPPAAQPGSGQQDGYGNPPF; encoded by the coding sequence ATGGCTCAGATCAGCTTTGAAGGCCGCATTACCGCCGACGCCGAGATTAAGTACGGCAACGACGGGAAGCCCCGCGCCACGTTCACTGTTGCCGAGAACTTTCGGGCACAGAACAGGCAGACCCAGGAGTGGGAAGACAGCGGGGTGACGTTCCACAACGTGACCCTGTTTGGTCGGCAGGCCGAGTCCGCGCCGCTCACTAAGGGCCAGATCGTCACCGTGGCCGGTACGCAGAAGTCGCGGGCGTACACGAACCAGCAGGGCGAGCAGAAGCAGTGGACGGAGACGACGACGAACACGGTCGGTGTCGTGCATGTTCCGCAGCGGCAGGGCGGTCAGGCTCCGTCTCCGCAGGGTGAGCAGTGGAACGCCCCGCAGCAGGCCGCGCAGCAGTCGTGGGGCGGTCAGGCACCCGCACCCCAGCAGCAGGCGTGGCCCCCCGCCGCACAGCCCGGCTCCGGACAGCAGGACGGTTACGGAAACCCGCCCTTCTGA
- the LOC138140826 gene encoding replicative DNA helicase DnaB-like codes for MLDPSPESAVIGIALNDRRALDDLDLLEPTDFRDERLGELWALIRSQHQAGKPHDVTTIAARARVDGLTADDVQSMAIMAPMGASADYYGDIVAKEALRDRLRAAGTRVAQLASEADLDQLPDIAEVSRAEVDAAAKIGTSIAGIRAGDYFDEFLAEVGKSVKMIPTPWIDLDHLIGGLRPGAVYVIGARPGVGKSVVGLQLADAMVKHDNGHVLFSSLEMTRDEIMKRLIAQTATVPLSTFDPGGMDAGRAAKIQAHADQLRASNIHLDDRATLTPGAIRSTARTMARRGHLSGIVVDYLQLMQGAGKSSAPRHELVAGFSRSLKMLAKEMQVPVILLSQLNRNSTQQGAGLPGVADLRESGSIEQDADVVILLHQDREQAPGELFMKVGKNRHGATGNIQLAFEGHYSRAMTMGSGWSG; via the coding sequence ATGCTCGACCCCTCCCCCGAATCAGCCGTCATCGGTATCGCGCTCAACGACCGCCGAGCCCTCGATGACCTCGACCTGCTAGAGCCCACAGACTTCCGCGACGAACGACTCGGGGAACTGTGGGCGCTGATCCGGTCGCAGCACCAGGCAGGCAAACCCCACGACGTAACAACTATCGCCGCCCGGGCTCGCGTTGATGGGCTCACTGCTGATGATGTGCAGTCCATGGCGATCATGGCCCCGATGGGCGCGTCTGCGGACTACTACGGCGACATCGTGGCAAAGGAGGCACTGCGGGATCGTCTCCGCGCGGCAGGGACCCGTGTCGCCCAGCTCGCGTCCGAAGCGGACCTCGACCAGTTGCCCGACATCGCGGAAGTGTCCCGCGCCGAGGTTGATGCCGCAGCAAAGATCGGCACGTCTATCGCTGGCATCCGCGCCGGGGACTACTTCGATGAGTTCCTGGCCGAGGTTGGGAAGTCCGTGAAGATGATCCCGACGCCGTGGATCGACCTCGACCACCTCATCGGCGGACTCCGCCCCGGTGCCGTCTACGTCATCGGTGCACGCCCTGGTGTTGGCAAGTCCGTGGTCGGTCTACAGCTCGCGGACGCGATGGTGAAGCACGACAACGGCCATGTTCTGTTCTCGTCGCTGGAGATGACGCGCGACGAGATTATGAAGCGCCTCATCGCGCAGACCGCTACCGTGCCGCTCTCGACGTTCGATCCGGGAGGCATGGATGCGGGGCGGGCGGCGAAGATTCAGGCGCACGCCGATCAGTTGCGCGCATCGAACATTCACCTGGACGACCGCGCCACCCTGACGCCGGGCGCGATTCGTTCCACGGCTCGCACCATGGCGCGCCGCGGCCACCTGTCCGGAATCGTCGTGGACTACCTACAGCTCATGCAGGGCGCAGGCAAATCGTCCGCGCCGAGGCATGAGCTGGTCGCCGGATTCTCCCGCTCACTCAAGATGCTGGCGAAGGAAATGCAGGTCCCCGTCATCCTCCTGTCGCAGTTGAACCGAAACAGTACACAGCAGGGTGCGGGGCTGCCCGGCGTTGCTGACCTCCGAGAGTCCGGCAGCATCGAGCAGGACGCCGATGTTGTGATCCTTCTCCACCAGGACCGCGAACAGGCCCCCGGCGAACTGTTCATGAAGGTTGGCAAGAACCGGCATGGCGCGACGGGGAATATCCAGCTCGCCTTCGAGGGGCACTACTCGCGTGCCATGACGATGGGCAGCGGATGGAGCGGCTGA